The genomic interval ttaacgtgcacacccaatgtagtgtacacggggggaggttcggacaccgaagagagtctgcacacaaagttgactctgtgaaataaatttccgccgaacctgggatcgaactcacgctgacagcggccaactgaatacaaatccagcgcgctaccaactgagctacatccccgcccctataTCCATTATTACATGATAATTAGGCTCATCACAGGTCCATATGACGCTCCAACGCGCCTTATAACATGTTCCAGGTGTTTAGCTCAgctaattttgtttgtttgtttgtttgcttaacgcccagccgaccacgaagggccatatcagggcggtgctgctttgacatataatgtgcgccacacacaagacagaagtcgcagcacaggcttcatgtctcaacccagtcacattattctgacaccggaccaaccagtcctagcactaaccccatagtgccagacgccaggcggagcacagccactagattgccaattttaaagtcttgggtatgacccggccggggttcgaacccacgacctcccgatcacggggcggacgccttaccactaggccaaccgtgccggtgctcAGCTAATGAGCTACAATTTAAACTACAATGTGAAATAAACAGAGGACAAAAACAACGCGCAAAACGATGTTTTTTTCCTCTGGGAAAACAAGCAAGTTCTTAGCAGGAAGCAAACAGTTGTGCATTTATATATTAAGAGCCCTTTTTCTACTAGACTGAGGTAATCAgaaccccctcacacacacacacacacacacacacgcacacgtgcatacacacacatgcacacacacacacacgcacacgtgcatacacatacacacacgcacacacacacacacacacacacacacacacacacacacacacacacacacacatgcttcaGTCTTACTGTCTTGACTTGAGCTTTGGTTCTAATAAATAGCAAACACGTGagattgagatgtgtgtgtgtcaatgacgtgcgtgcgtgtgtgtgtgccggagcATTCATATGGTACATTCGTCCCCaagttgagggggggggggggggggggggggggggctgggatGAAATTGATTTAGCCGGTTGTgcgtggcacaggcacatgatgTCATGGTCCCTAACAGTTTCAGAAGAAATAGAAACATATATATGTTTTCTAAAAGAATTGTCAAAGTAAATGTGTGGGGTAACAGGTGTAAAAGCAGTacatttttaactttgtttCGCCCATGGGAGCATATTACGAGAGAAAATAAAAGCCGCCGAGCTGTCAGATGACTTCTGGCTCTATTGTAAGGTGAAATGCTAGCAACCCGGCGACATGTACGTTACCGTCATGTATCTTTACTGCACTCTTATCAATCACGACGAGCACCAATTAATCCGTGTTGCGGGTGAACgataaagccacacacacaagcacacaaataTTGAGCaataaaagacacacacacacaaacacacacacatattgagcaataaaagacacacacacaaacacaaacatattgAGCaataaaagacacacacacaaacacacacgtattGAGCAAtaaaagccacacacacacaaattgtaaACTTTTCAAAACCTTCTGGTCGCTGCTTATTGACATTGGGCGATATAATATGAGCCGTGACAATGATTACTAAAACTGCACGGATTGACTTCCTACACATAGCCACATATACATGTGTAACGCAGACACAACGCATCAATGCCGAGCTGTGTTTGCGGACGGCCACAGGCACAATCGCTTAAAAAAAGGAattatcgcatttttactgatcacatgacaaaagcagctgttgtcattggtcaactaggaactgtatatcaattgatatcgcgcaggaagtgcctagtgaatttgatatcgtgcaggaagtagtttatgaattttagttttgaagaaaaaatcTCACCTGAAGGAAACAAATGTCTCCCATCTTTTAAAatcacaaatttataaaaggaaagtttgtttgtttgtttgcttaacgcccagtccaccacgaagggtgatatcagggcggtataaAAGGAAACTAGCTGCATCAGAAAGATTAAGCTGTGCTATGAAGAAAAAAGAACTTCTCCCACCCAGCTTTAACAGAGAAGCAGtagaaaagaatgttacaatcttaccgactgaggtggttggaacagccataaacaaggCTGACCTTGAAAGTACCAGTACTCAGAAAACTGTGAAATCTCTTCCAGTGTTTCAGCGCACATCACTCACAAACAGGCAGGAAATAAGCAGACGATTTAAACAGTTTGCTCCTGCATGAACCCTTCTTAGTCGTAGCCATACAACATCAACCCTAGGCATCTTTCAGTTTCACACAGTTGACAGCGCCTTCggaggacgccattttggatgcgTCGTCTGCGGCTCAGTTGGACTGAGCTTCGACAACATTATTATGCAGTCCGTCGACGCTGAAAAATACCTGGAAGCTTTATTGGacacagaaaatgagccagaggacttcactgatacagcctggcgcacttcagttcctgccatcgttcagaattgccaaatcgCACAGTCAAAAAGTCTACGCCGGACTGATGAAGTAGGCCTAACTGGGACTTTCGTACTTCGCTGTTCCTCCCAACTCCACTGAACTTGTTGCCTTTGCTTGTGATCTGTTTAGAGGGTATACTTTTGTTATGTTTGCATTTTAAATGCGTTAtttttgtctgagaaaaagaaaCTGTTATCTGAACAATAAAAATAAGAGCAACGAAGTTCAGTGcgaaagcaggaaaagacaAGTCTAACATTTCCAACACTGATggcaactcaactcaactcaactcaactcaaattttattggcttcaattttcagagaagaatttgtcttgcgcttgggagaaagtaagagtataacatataaaaacagcattcatatcacatttcatgtatcacacacagtaatcactagtataagcctacaattattacatttgtacctgtatcatacatgcaaataaatagtatcacatttccacgtatcacacacaatatatacattacataacatacagcaagcttccatctcccgcgcccccccccccccccccccccccccacacatacaTCTCCTCGCaggtgcgtcgactccatacaatgacatcatcagtccattaactaaaatgcacaataactagtagtgggtacataatacttaatacgtgctcaactagacctgctaactaaaataataacagaaacaaaaacaaggactgggcacaacatttacacgtgtgtgacctacttacagcaggtgcctgtgatctatatgTGATCTCACGaggcagtagcctcccttgcgtttGTCCGACTTCTTGAGACTCAGGTTAATGGTTCCTACTGTTCCGAAATCGAATGCAataaaatcgttatcgttagatttgaccgTGATATCAACAtgtatcagtctgaatgtcgagaaagctgaaatcatatcagatcgaggcgggAGCCGAGATGATTCAGCCTTtcgagacattcagactgataaatgttgatatcacggtcaaatctaacgataactaataataTAGCACTCACATGATATTCAACGCGATTGACTGATACACTTAGCGctttttttcctgcttttttttaatccaatcaTCATACCGAAGCCATTCAGTAGAGAGACTTAgatacaaaaaattaaaaagctaCACAGAAAATGTCTAGCTCAATCGACCCATACACACCAGAGATCTGTCAGTGCAGACAGAaggacgaacaaacaaacaaacaaacagacagactgatgaAACTTATTAACACCACCAAATATATAGTCTAGTGACAACCGGACCAGCCAATCGGGGAAATCGTTGAGTTGTGGGCTCTCGTTTATGGGATACTATTAATAAATAATTATACTCGATTCACATTTTGTTCATGTGCCTGTGGCCGTGTACCGCCAGTTTCTTGTTATGTAAGACGCGCGTTAGATATATTCTGGACAGACATGTCAGATTCAGAACACATACTGTCAGCCAAGGTTATCCAGTGGATGATATCTGTTTGAAATGCAAACCGACCTCACAGTtctgaaatgtgtttttatctCAAGTGCCTGTCCATAGCTTTCAGGCCGTTTTGTGTAGCGTGTCGCCGGCTCTCAGTAGTTCCTTCTCACGGCTAGATTCGCGTTAGATTTCTTGTGGAAATACATGCCAGTAGTAGAGCATACAGTCAGCCAAGGTTATTCAGTGGGTAATAATTGTTTAAAACTCAAACCGACCTCACAGTACTGACTTTTGTATTTACGTGCCTGTGGTTTTGTGTTGAGTGTCGCTAGCTCTCAGTGATTCCTTCTGCTAGATTCGCGTTAGATTTCTGGTGGAAACACATCTCAGTATACTAGGAATACTGTCAGTTAAGGTTATTCAGTGGGTGATATCTGGGGTAAAACTCAAACCTACCTCTTTAGATTCGACAAAGAGTGGCTCGGTGACTGAGGTGACCAACTGTGGGTACAAGACAGTGTGTGAGCATTGATTATCATGGCCGCCGCGCGAACCTTTCTCTACTTTTCCTTTGGAAGCAACTTGCTTCGACAGAGACTGCAGTTAGCCAACCCCAGTGCTGTGTTTAAAACCGTTGGAAAGCTGGAAGTAAGTTATCACAATCTCACGAAGTGTGTTAGTTGTAGGCCTAACTAGTCAGGgtctctgtgtgtcagtcagtgtcagCGTGTTGCTGGATGTAGATTGTGTGTTGTGTAAACTTGCCGCTGAATGTGTAGTACTCTACTGTGTGTCAGTTTAATCTGAATAATGTAGACAAAGAATGTGTGTCAGTGGTGTGTTTGAAACGGACGGGAATCCATGTGTGCCCGCAAaccgatctctctctctctctctctctctctctctctctctctctctctctctctctctctctctctctctctctctttgttcaaagttctctttgaagaattcacaccaccttatgaaatttaacactcctcttcctaggatagacttatttaagtctagtctagtttattcaggtggccgtctctggaacgctcttccgaatgccttacgggaagctaccagcacagattctttcaaaaacaaatatatatatcccatttaatgaaaatagtatattcttgattgttatgtcctttgggacacagtcactcacttttgatttattgttttgttcacgaaattatgatgctctgcataatatccattgtcttgcagagttgatgtactattgcatagtattctgactctaattgacttgcaaatgtttgctttgcaccttgtcatgaacatttataaactacaatgtttcatataatgcacttatgtacataaacttatactgttttactaattatgtaagtatgtagtagtagttattatagtagatttagtccctctttagggcgagggccagatgcaaaaaagtataccaatgcttattctgttaccctcgtaaaataaagaattgtcattgtcattgtctctctctctctctctctctctctctctctctctctctctctctctctctctctctctctctctctctctctctctctctctctctctctctctctctctttctctctctctctctttctctctcctctctttctctctctctctattactctctctctctctcactctctctcactctctcactctctctctctttctctctctctctctctttatctctctctctttctctctctctctctattactctctctttctctctttctctttctctctctctctattactctctctctctctctctctctctctctctctctcagtttgtgtgtgagcgtgtgtgtgtttgttggaaTGCGTGAGCATTTGTGCGtaagtgcagtgtgtgtgtgtgtgttaggtgtgtgtgtgtgtgtgtgtgtgtgtgtttctctgtgtgtgtttcagtgcacGCGGTTGCATGCACGTGACTCGTGTGGGTGTGCTCGTGCACGTACGTGCACTGCGTGCcagtgtgccgtgtgtgtttgtgtgatatggtgtgtatgtgtgtgcgtgcgtgtgcatcaGTATGTGCATGAACCTAATCACCGctctttttttcaatttttttcctccCTTCATGTATCAAGGCTGCCATATTTCGTCTGCAGGATTTCGAGCTGGTCTTCGTGGGTCAGTCTGGGAGGTGGCAGGGGGGCGTGGCCTCCATAGAGGAGAAGAAGGGGGGTGAGGTGTATGGCGTGGTGTGGACACTCAACAGAGAAGATATCCCCACACTGGACAAGTAAGTCTTAGGCTGGACCTAGTGtgtaacgggggggggggggagagggtctATATATAGGAGAAGGAGGGGGTGATGTCTATGCCGTGGTCCGGTCACTCAACATGGAACATCTCCCCACACTGGACAAGTGAGTCTCAAGGATGGACCTAGTGTGTGAAAGGGGTGGGGTCTCCATAGAGGAGAAGGAGGGGGTGAGGTCTACGGGGTAGTGTGGACACTCAACATGGAACATCTCCCCACACTGGACAAGTGAGTCTCAAGGATGGACCTAGTGTGTGAAAGGGGTGGGGTCTCCATAGAGGAGAAGGAGGGGGTGAGGTCTGTGGGGTAGTGTGGACACTCAACATGGAACATCTCCCCACACTGGACAAGTGAGTCTCAAGGCTGGACCTAGTGCTAGTGAAGAAGAGTTAAGCAATTAGAGCAACAGTAGAGAGTGTTGCAATCACACTGCCGTTTCAAGACCCGGCGATTATAGACAgccgggggtgttcggacaccgaggagagtctgcacacaaagttgacactgagaaataaatctctcgctgagttcgtccccacgtttggcgagagatttattattcagagtcaactttgtgtgcagactctcttcggtttccgaacacccccgtgtgtacacgcaagcacaagaccaagtgcgcacgaaaaagatcctgtaatccatgtccgagttcggtgggttatagaaacatgaaaatacccagcatgtttcctccgaaaacggcttatgactgcctaaatggcggggtaaaaaacggtcatacacgtaaaattccactcgtgcaaaaaaacacgagtgtacgtgggagttgcagcccacgaacgcagaagaagaagaagaaatagacagcccacccacccccacccccattcaCTACCCCCGGCTTAAAGACCTCCTCATTTTAAGACCATACTTTCGCACATTTTTCTGTCACATCctgtgtaaggccaaaaaaaaaaaattgtctgtttagggtaacccgaccgaccctatcgatttggcgccgacccaaaaacttttttttgatttccaaaaaaaaaaagaaaaaaaagaggtaaaaatgctaaaaaaagacatttggcgtttctttctctccctttctctctgttttatttatacgttagttttgaaacatgcattcatcaaatataagaagtgaatgttcagccaacatagcatttacacaaaaaaaaaaaaaaaaaaaaaaatacctacctaccgaccctactttttttggtcatgttaccctaaacagacaattttttttttggcctaagtgtACTttcattgtaagactccctcctttttaagacctgattgtctCTGATTCATGGACGTCTTTCCATTGTATAAGCAATTACTACATACTCATGGCTTCCGCAAGTTTTCGTATTATGaccctcagttatggaattcactcccctttcaattacgtcactctccatccatttcatcttttaagtccaatttgaaaactcacttgttccaacaacattacggatagttccttagcatagagtctggggatgtgagatgtgcatgatgtgttgtttgaatctgacagtgattgtatgaattttgtatacatgtattgttgtcacgcgctttgaacttctgataagctaaggcgctttataaatgtccgttattattattatattgtaTATTCATTTTGTGTCTGATATCTTCGTGAGAGTTATTCTACTGTTGTGTGCTTGCAGACAGGAAGGTATCTACACCCCCATGGAGGTGGAGGTGGCGGGGATGGACGGGGGGAGGTACACGTGCCGCACCTACCAGCTACGTATAGGCTGGCCCCCCGGCCCCCCCTCCCCGCACTACAAAGACGTCATCATACGAGGGGCCAGACAAAACTCTCTGCCCGACCACTACCTTAAGTACCTTGAGAGTATCAAGGATAACGGTTTCCAAGGTGACGTTCCTGTGTACAATGACGTCATGAGACTATTAGAGAATCAGTAGCTCTCTGCCAATCCGTGTGTTTCTTTTGTGTCTCGGGTCGATAATCAGTGTGCGGTTTTAAGTTTTATGTTTTATCCACTAAGATAATTGATTGCAGAGATAATCAGTGTGCTGTTTTGCCAGTCATGTTTTACCCACTAAGAGAAGTATTGCATAGTGACGTGCCATCTACGTAATCGTGTGTACCATGCACCATGTAATCAGCGTCTCTTGTCGTTGGACTTGACACCAACGATTTGGTTTTAGCTGCGACTTTGTATGTGCGAACTGACGTCATGAAGCAGCTGCGAGAATAGTCGAGAGCGAGCGCGCAAACTGTTTAATAACGACCCGCTTTCTTTGGGACCTctaaacatctgagaaaaccttgtcttaacaaggaggatgtcttaaactggaggtaaacttacagaggctgTGAATACCTTGAAGACTCAAAAGACAGGGTTTTGCCTTCAGCGTACccaccgcgggttagggggaagaatttacccgatgctccccagcatgtcgtaagaggcgactaacagattctgtttctccttttacccttgttaagtgtttcttgtatagaatatagtcaatgtttgtaaagattttagtcaagcagtatgtaagaaatgttaagtcctttgtactggaaacttgcattctcccagtaaggtcatatattgtactacgttgcaagcccctggagcaaatttttgattagtgcttttgtgaacaagaaacaattgacaagtggctctatcccatctcacccctttccccgtcgcgatataaccttcgtggttgaaaacgacgttaaacaccaaataaagaaagaaagtatctCTACAACAATTGGGAGGTTTTTTTTATTGAGACTTCCTGTAAATC from Littorina saxatilis isolate snail1 linkage group LG7, US_GU_Lsax_2.0, whole genome shotgun sequence carries:
- the LOC138972038 gene encoding uncharacterized protein; amino-acid sequence: MASTFKYFAFASNMLKQRLLINNPSAVFNTVGKLQGHQLIFCNEYPGWHGGGANLAEKEGGEVWGVVWTMGSADRDSLDRQEKDYTPIQVPIITPDGATVDCRTYQLQGQYDVTKPTRHYKDIIVRGAKQNQLPQHYIQRLERVQCSDFYGHVPIYEQIINKLKSSLIIMAAARTFLYFSFGSNLLRQRLQLANPSAVFKTVGKLEDFELVFVGQSGRWQGGVASIEEKKGGEVYGVVWTLNREDIPTLDKQEGIYTPMEVEVAGMDGGRYTCRTYQLRIGWPPGPPSPHYKDVIIRGARQNSLPDHYLKYLESIKDNGFQGDVPVYNDVMRLLENQ